The Thermodesulfovibrio sp. 3462-1 genome contains the following window.
ACTGAGTTTCAGGAAATACTCTCTCAATGCTGTTTAAAAACTGAAAAAGTCTTTGGAACATTGAAAAATTTTTCCTTTCAGAATCCTGAGCCTGAAGAACCTGAGGAAATAGACATAAAAAATTTTGAAGAATTACCAGGTTTTGTATGCATGGAGATAAAAAAATGGTAATTTCAGTGGCAAGTGGAAAAGGTGGAACAGGAAAGACAACAATTGCTGTATCTTTGGCATTAAGTATTGAAAACTCTCAGATAATTGATTGTGATGTTGAAGAACCAAATGCGAGGCTTTTTTTAAATCCAGAAATAAAACAAAAGATTGAGGTAACCTCTGTTATTCCTAAGGTTGATAAAGAAAAATGTAATCTTTGTGGCTACTGTAGCAACGTCTGTGCTTACAATGCCTTAAGCGTGATTAAACTTGACAGCTCAGGTGATGTTATTTTATTTCCTCAACTGTGTCATGGATGTGAAGGATGTATTTTGCTATGTCCTGAAAAAGCAATGCAAAAAGACTATAGAACAATCGGAGAAATCACAGTGGGCAGCAGAGAAAATGTTGAATTTATTGAGGGAAAGCTTAATATTTCAGAAGTTCTTGCCCCTAAGATAATTGAAGAAGCAAAGAAATTTATAAAGCCAGATAAAATTACAATAATTGATGCACCTCCAGGAACATCATGCCCTGCTGTAGCAGCTGTTAAAGGCTCTGATTTTTGTATTCTTGTTACAGAGCCAACTCCTTTTGGGCTCCATGATCTTGAGCTTGCCTACGAGGCAACCAGAGCTTTAAAGATTAAATCAGGCGTTATTATAAATAAAAGTGGAGATGATCAGCTTATAGAAGAATTTTGCAGAAAAAATAAAATCCATGTTTTACTGAAGATTCCTTTTAACAGAGAAATAGCAGAAACTTATTCAAAAGGCATTCCCCTTGTAAAAGCAATGCCTCAATATAAAGAGATTTTTCAGAAAATTTATAAAGATATAAAGGAAAACCTATGAAACAGATTTTGGTAATAAGTGGAAAAGGTGGAACAGGGAAGACATTTTTTACAGGATGTCTTGCAACTGCTTTACATAATAAAGTTTTAGTAGACTGCGATGTAGATGCTGCAAATCTTCATTTACTTTTACATCCGCAAATAAAACAAGCTCATGATTTCATAGGAGGAAAGATTGCCCTGATAGATAAGACTAAATGTATTCAGTGTGGAGTATGTAAAGAAGTTTGTAAATTTGACGCAATAGACAATGATTTTCAAGTTGAGGAACTTTCCTGTGAGGGTTGCACAATCTGTAGCTATGTATGTCCTGAAAAAGCCATACTCCTTAAGGACAGAGTTTCAGGTCAGTATTTTGTATCTGAAACAAAATATGGCACCCTTGTTCATGCTCAGCTTGGCATAGCACAGGAAAATTCAGGGAAGCTTGTTACAAAGCTTAGAGAGCTTGCAAAAGAGATTGCGCAGATAGAAAAAGCTGAGTATATAGTAATTGATGGACCTCCTGGGGTTGGCTGTCCTGTTATGGCTTCAATGACAGGTGTTGATCTTGCTATTGCAGTAACAGAGCCAACCCTCTCAGGAATGCATGATCTTAAAAGATTGATAGAGCTTGCAAAGCATTTTAAGGTGCCTGTTAAGGTTGTTATAAATAAATATGATTTGAATGATGAAATGAGTTCACAGATGGTTAAAGAGCTTGAACATTTAGGCATTGAAGTTTGTGGCAAAATTCCATTTTCAGAAGAAATTTTAGCTTCAGTGAAAGCATGCAAACCTTTTTTAGAGTTCGCAAAAAACAGTTTAGCCAGTGAGATTGCGGGACTGATAGATAAAATTATTTAAAATTAACCTTAACCATGTGAACTGAGCAAGAGATGCAAGGGTCATAAGCTCTTACAAGCATTTCAAGGGCAAGTGTTATCTCTTCTTGAGACTGGTTTATGATTTCTGGAACGAGCTTTAACATGTCAAGCTCTATGTTGTGTGTATTTTGATTTGTGGGAATAACACAGTTTGCATTTCTAAATATTCCTCTTTCATCGCACTCATAGTGATGAATCAACAATCCACGTGGAGCTTCAACAACACCAACTCCTTCTCCAGCACGCTGTGGAAGTTTACCAAGCTCATTTATATCAGGAACAATTATCTCATCATAGTTTATTCCCTTTTGCCAAAGAAGCTCTACAATTCTTATGGCATCTTCAACACAATGAACACACTCAACAATCTGAGCTACGGTATTAAAATAGGGATTTATGCATTTTGGTTTCAGATTCAAAACCGTGGCTGCTTGCTTTGCTTTTGGATGAAGCTTTTCATGATTTAGATTAAATCTCGCAAGTGCTCCCACAGCATATGACTCTCTATGCCAACGAGTTCTTTTAGCAGTTGCATAGGGAACAATGAATTCATTTGTAACATTTTTATATTCATATTTGCTCACTCTGTATCCATCTGTTGAACCAATATCTCCGTATAGCAGTGGATACTCATCTTCATCGTTAATAAGTGCTACATACTCTGTGTCTCTTTCAAACTCTGGGAAAGTGAGTTTACTGAAAAGTTCAACAGTAGCCTCCACATCGTGCTTTAGCTCCAGAAGCCTTTTATGCATCTCTTCAAGATCACCTGGGTTTGGAAGTTTTGTAAATCCACCAATAACCGCACTGATTGGATGAACATGCCTTCCAACAAGTATGTCACACAGTTCATTGCAGAGCCTTTTCATTCTAAGTGCTCTTCTTACAAAATCAGGGTTAGATTTTATAAGAGGAACAAAACTTGGAACACCAACAAGGTCTGGAGCAACGAGAAGATATATATGAAGAATGTGACTGTCAAGCTGTTCATAATGAAGTAGAAGCTTTCTTAAAAGTGTGGTTTGCTCAGTTGGTTTTATTCCCAAGGCGTCCTCAGCTGCCTGAATTGATGCAAGAGTGTGTGCACAGGAACAGATTCCACAGATTCTACAGGTTATGTGAGGTGCTTCATAAATCGAACGACCTCTCAGGAATGCCTCAAAAAATCTTGGAGACTCAACGATTTCAAGTCGGCAAATTTCGAGCTTTCCATCTTTAACTTCAACTACAATGTTTCCGTGTCCTTCAACACGGGTTAGATAATTAACATTAATACTAATGTTTTGAGTCACGATTTATCAAGCTCCTTGCACTTGTTATACATCTCTATTTTTTTTATTAAAAAATCTTCAGGTATATTGTATTTTTTAAGAACTTCTTTGAAACCCTCTATATTTGGATTAATTGTAAGTCCTCTACAACCATAGCAGATATTGCCATTATTAATACACCATGAGTTACATCCTGCCTTTGTAACAGGTCCCATACAGGTAAGTCCTCTATCATACATGCAGATATTTTCATTTAGTTTGCATTCAACGCAAACAGGATACTCAGGCACATAATAGGGTATTCCCTGAAGTATGCATTTAACAACAGTAAGAAATTCTGGCTGGTAAATGGGACATCCATTAATAAAATAATCTACCTTTACAACCTGATGCACAGCTTTTGTATGAATGGTAGGGAAAAATTTATATGACTCACCATAAACATATTTACCCACTTCTTCAAGCTGAAAGGAGTTTTTCATTCCATTAATACCACCAATTGTGGCACAGGAGCCGAGAGCAACAAGAATTTTGCTGCGCTCTCTTATTTTTTTAACTCTCTGCACAGCATGTTCATCTGTAATGCTTCCTTCAACAAAGGCTACATCAAACTCTCCATCCCACTTTTCAGACATTACTTCTCTGAATTCAACAACTTGGACAATATCAAGAACATCAATCAGTGGTTCACCTATGTTTGCCACCTGAAGCTGACATCCTTCACAGCAGGCAAAATCAAAAAATGCAACTTTTGGTTTACTCATCAGAGTGCCTCTGCCATATCCATTATTTCTTTAAAAGTGAAAACAGGACCATCTTTACAGCAATAAAGATTTTGAATCTGGCACCTTCCACATTTACCCATCCCGCATTTCATATGTCTTTCAAAACTGAGC
Protein-coding sequences here:
- a CDS encoding ATP-binding protein, producing MVISVASGKGGTGKTTIAVSLALSIENSQIIDCDVEEPNARLFLNPEIKQKIEVTSVIPKVDKEKCNLCGYCSNVCAYNALSVIKLDSSGDVILFPQLCHGCEGCILLCPEKAMQKDYRTIGEITVGSRENVEFIEGKLNISEVLAPKIIEEAKKFIKPDKITIIDAPPGTSCPAVAAVKGSDFCILVTEPTPFGLHDLELAYEATRALKIKSGVIINKSGDDQLIEEFCRKNKIHVLLKIPFNREIAETYSKGIPLVKAMPQYKEIFQKIYKDIKENL
- a CDS encoding ATP-binding protein gives rise to the protein MKQILVISGKGGTGKTFFTGCLATALHNKVLVDCDVDAANLHLLLHPQIKQAHDFIGGKIALIDKTKCIQCGVCKEVCKFDAIDNDFQVEELSCEGCTICSYVCPEKAILLKDRVSGQYFVSETKYGTLVHAQLGIAQENSGKLVTKLRELAKEIAQIEKAEYIVIDGPPGVGCPVMASMTGVDLAIAVTEPTLSGMHDLKRLIELAKHFKVPVKVVINKYDLNDEMSSQMVKELEHLGIEVCGKIPFSEEILASVKACKPFLEFAKNSLASEIAGLIDKII
- a CDS encoding Ni/Fe hydrogenase subunit alpha — encoded protein: MTQNISINVNYLTRVEGHGNIVVEVKDGKLEICRLEIVESPRFFEAFLRGRSIYEAPHITCRICGICSCAHTLASIQAAEDALGIKPTEQTTLLRKLLLHYEQLDSHILHIYLLVAPDLVGVPSFVPLIKSNPDFVRRALRMKRLCNELCDILVGRHVHPISAVIGGFTKLPNPGDLEEMHKRLLELKHDVEATVELFSKLTFPEFERDTEYVALINDEDEYPLLYGDIGSTDGYRVSKYEYKNVTNEFIVPYATAKRTRWHRESYAVGALARFNLNHEKLHPKAKQAATVLNLKPKCINPYFNTVAQIVECVHCVEDAIRIVELLWQKGINYDEIIVPDINELGKLPQRAGEGVGVVEAPRGLLIHHYECDERGIFRNANCVIPTNQNTHNIELDMLKLVPEIINQSQEEITLALEMLVRAYDPCISCSVHMVKVNFK
- a CDS encoding cytochrome B produces the protein MSKPKVAFFDFACCEGCQLQVANIGEPLIDVLDIVQVVEFREVMSEKWDGEFDVAFVEGSITDEHAVQRVKKIRERSKILVALGSCATIGGINGMKNSFQLEEVGKYVYGESYKFFPTIHTKAVHQVVKVDYFINGCPIYQPEFLTVVKCILQGIPYYVPEYPVCVECKLNENICMYDRGLTCMGPVTKAGCNSWCINNGNICYGCRGLTINPNIEGFKEVLKKYNIPEDFLIKKIEMYNKCKELDKS